In Panthera leo isolate Ple1 chromosome B3, P.leo_Ple1_pat1.1, whole genome shotgun sequence, a single genomic region encodes these proteins:
- the MRPL52 gene encoding 39S ribosomal protein L52, mitochondrial isoform X9 gives MAALGTLLLTGVRKLHSSVAARAGSQWRLQQGLAANPSGYGPLTELPDWSYAETSCTAVTGNGCWLTGMAAQAAEVAGRRKETEKRS, from the exons ATGGCTGCTTTAGGTACCCTGCTTTTGA CAGGTGTCCGGAAGCTGCACAGTAGCGTGGCGGCTCGGGCGGGCAGTCAGTGGCGACTCCA GCAGGGCCTGGCTGCTAACCCCTCTGGCTACGGGCCCCTTACGGAGCTCCCAGACTGGTCTTACGCGG AGACGAGTTGTACTGCTGTCACAGGAAATGGATGCTGGCTTACAGGCATGGCAGCTCAGGCAGCAGAAGttgcaggaagaagaaaggaaacagaaaaacgcTCTTAA
- the MRPL52 gene encoding 39S ribosomal protein L52, mitochondrial isoform X4, giving the protein MAALGVRKLHSSVAARAGSQWRLQQGLAANPSGYGPLTELPDWSYADGRPAPPMKGQLRRKAQREKFARRVVLLSQEMDAGLQAWQLRQQKLQEEERKQKNALKPKGALLQNPLPSQ; this is encoded by the exons ATGGCTGCTTTAG GTGTCCGGAAGCTGCACAGTAGCGTGGCGGCTCGGGCGGGCAGTCAGTGGCGACTCCA GCAGGGCCTGGCTGCTAACCCCTCTGGCTACGGGCCCCTTACGGAGCTCCCAGACTGGTCTTACGCGG ATGGCCGCCCTGCGCCTCCAATGAAAGGCCAGCTTCGAAGAAAAGCCCAAAGGGAGAAGTTTGCA AGACGAGTTGTACTGCTGTCACAGGAAATGGATGCTGGCTTACAGGCATGGCAGCTCAGGCAGCAGAAGttgcaggaagaagaaaggaaacagaaaaacgcTCTTAAACCCAAAGGGGCTCTACTGCAGAACCCACTACCAAGTCAATAA
- the MRPL52 gene encoding 39S ribosomal protein L52, mitochondrial isoform X5 codes for MAALGTLLLNGRPAPPMKGQLRRKAQREKFARRVVLLSQEMDAGLQAWQLRQQKLQEEERKQKNALKPKGALLQNPLPSQ; via the exons ATGGCTGCTTTAGGTACCCTGCTTTTGA ATGGCCGCCCTGCGCCTCCAATGAAAGGCCAGCTTCGAAGAAAAGCCCAAAGGGAGAAGTTTGCA AGACGAGTTGTACTGCTGTCACAGGAAATGGATGCTGGCTTACAGGCATGGCAGCTCAGGCAGCAGAAGttgcaggaagaagaaaggaaacagaaaaacgcTCTTAAACCCAAAGGGGCTCTACTGCAGAACCCACTACCAAGTCAATAA
- the MRPL52 gene encoding 39S ribosomal protein L52, mitochondrial isoform X6 yields MRDGRPAPPMKGQLRRKAQREKFARRVVLLSQEMDAGLQAWQLRQQKLQEEERKQKNALKPKGALLQNPLPSQ; encoded by the exons ATGAGGG ATGGCCGCCCTGCGCCTCCAATGAAAGGCCAGCTTCGAAGAAAAGCCCAAAGGGAGAAGTTTGCA AGACGAGTTGTACTGCTGTCACAGGAAATGGATGCTGGCTTACAGGCATGGCAGCTCAGGCAGCAGAAGttgcaggaagaagaaaggaaacagaaaaacgcTCTTAAACCCAAAGGGGCTCTACTGCAGAACCCACTACCAAGTCAATAA
- the MRPL52 gene encoding 39S ribosomal protein L52, mitochondrial isoform X1 — translation MAALGTLLLTGVRKLHSSVAARAGSQWRLQQGLAANPSGYGPLTELPDWSYADGRPAPPMKGQLRRKAQREKFARRVVLLSQEMDAGLQAWQLRQQKLQEEERKQKNALKPKGALLQNPLPSQ, via the exons ATGGCTGCTTTAGGTACCCTGCTTTTGA CAGGTGTCCGGAAGCTGCACAGTAGCGTGGCGGCTCGGGCGGGCAGTCAGTGGCGACTCCA GCAGGGCCTGGCTGCTAACCCCTCTGGCTACGGGCCCCTTACGGAGCTCCCAGACTGGTCTTACGCGG ATGGCCGCCCTGCGCCTCCAATGAAAGGCCAGCTTCGAAGAAAAGCCCAAAGGGAGAAGTTTGCA AGACGAGTTGTACTGCTGTCACAGGAAATGGATGCTGGCTTACAGGCATGGCAGCTCAGGCAGCAGAAGttgcaggaagaagaaaggaaacagaaaaacgcTCTTAAACCCAAAGGGGCTCTACTGCAGAACCCACTACCAAGTCAATAA
- the MRPL52 gene encoding 39S ribosomal protein L52, mitochondrial isoform X8, translated as MAALGTLLLSVRKLHSSVAARAGSQWRLQQGLAANPSGYGPLTELPDWSYADGRPAPPMKGQLRRKAQREKFAVSETSCTAVTGNGCWLTGMAAQAAEVAGRRKETEKRS; from the exons ATGGCTGCTTTAGGTACCCTGCTTTTGA GTGTCCGGAAGCTGCACAGTAGCGTGGCGGCTCGGGCGGGCAGTCAGTGGCGACTCCA GCAGGGCCTGGCTGCTAACCCCTCTGGCTACGGGCCCCTTACGGAGCTCCCAGACTGGTCTTACGCGG ATGGCCGCCCTGCGCCTCCAATGAAAGGCCAGCTTCGAAGAAAAGCCCAAAGGGAGAAGTTTGCAGTGAGTG AGACGAGTTGTACTGCTGTCACAGGAAATGGATGCTGGCTTACAGGCATGGCAGCTCAGGCAGCAGAAGttgcaggaagaagaaaggaaacagaaaaacgcTCTTAA
- the MRPL52 gene encoding 39S ribosomal protein L52, mitochondrial isoform X2 — protein sequence MAALGTLLLSVRKLHSSVAARAGSQWRLQQGLAANPSGYGPLTELPDWSYADGRPAPPMKGQLRRKAQREKFARRVVLLSQEMDAGLQAWQLRQQKLQEEERKQKNALKPKGALLQNPLPSQ from the exons ATGGCTGCTTTAGGTACCCTGCTTTTGA GTGTCCGGAAGCTGCACAGTAGCGTGGCGGCTCGGGCGGGCAGTCAGTGGCGACTCCA GCAGGGCCTGGCTGCTAACCCCTCTGGCTACGGGCCCCTTACGGAGCTCCCAGACTGGTCTTACGCGG ATGGCCGCCCTGCGCCTCCAATGAAAGGCCAGCTTCGAAGAAAAGCCCAAAGGGAGAAGTTTGCA AGACGAGTTGTACTGCTGTCACAGGAAATGGATGCTGGCTTACAGGCATGGCAGCTCAGGCAGCAGAAGttgcaggaagaagaaaggaaacagaaaaacgcTCTTAAACCCAAAGGGGCTCTACTGCAGAACCCACTACCAAGTCAATAA
- the MRPL52 gene encoding 39S ribosomal protein L52, mitochondrial isoform X7: MKGQLRRKAQREKFARRVVLLSQEMDAGLQAWQLRQQKLQEEERKQKNALKPKGALLQNPLPSQ; encoded by the exons ATGAAAGGCCAGCTTCGAAGAAAAGCCCAAAGGGAGAAGTTTGCA AGACGAGTTGTACTGCTGTCACAGGAAATGGATGCTGGCTTACAGGCATGGCAGCTCAGGCAGCAGAAGttgcaggaagaagaaaggaaacagaaaaacgcTCTTAAACCCAAAGGGGCTCTACTGCAGAACCCACTACCAAGTCAATAA
- the MRPL52 gene encoding 39S ribosomal protein L52, mitochondrial isoform X3: MAALAGVRKLHSSVAARAGSQWRLQQGLAANPSGYGPLTELPDWSYADGRPAPPMKGQLRRKAQREKFARRVVLLSQEMDAGLQAWQLRQQKLQEEERKQKNALKPKGALLQNPLPSQ; this comes from the exons ATGGCTGCTTTAG CAGGTGTCCGGAAGCTGCACAGTAGCGTGGCGGCTCGGGCGGGCAGTCAGTGGCGACTCCA GCAGGGCCTGGCTGCTAACCCCTCTGGCTACGGGCCCCTTACGGAGCTCCCAGACTGGTCTTACGCGG ATGGCCGCCCTGCGCCTCCAATGAAAGGCCAGCTTCGAAGAAAAGCCCAAAGGGAGAAGTTTGCA AGACGAGTTGTACTGCTGTCACAGGAAATGGATGCTGGCTTACAGGCATGGCAGCTCAGGCAGCAGAAGttgcaggaagaagaaaggaaacagaaaaacgcTCTTAAACCCAAAGGGGCTCTACTGCAGAACCCACTACCAAGTCAATAA